The Watersipora subatra chromosome 1, tzWatSuba1.1, whole genome shotgun sequence genome has a window encoding:
- the LOC137399832 gene encoding uncharacterized protein, with protein sequence MFSTETSMFSTETSMFNPETSIFSTGTSMFSTKISVFSTETSMFSTKSSVFSTETNMFSTKTSVCSLRPACSVLRPAYSVLRPAFSVLRPACAVLRPACFSTETSMFSTETSMFSPETSMFSPETSMFSPETSMFSTETRMFSTETSMFSTETRMFSTETSMFNTMTSMFSTEISMFNTEISMFSTETSIFSILRPAFSVLRPACSALRPACFSTETSMFSTEISMFNTEISMFSTETSMFSTETSLFST encoded by the coding sequence ATGTTTAGTACTGAGACCAGCATGTTCAGTACTGAGACCAGCATGTTCAACCCTGAGACCAGCATTTTTAGCACTGGGACCAGCATGTTCAGCACTAAGATCAGCGTGTTTAGTACTGAGACCAGCATGTTCAGCACTAAGAGCAGCGTGTTTAGTACTGAGACCAACATGTTCAGCACTAAAACTAGCGTGTGTAGTTTGAGACCAGCCTGTTCAGTACTGAGACCAGCATATTCAGTACTGAGACCAGCATTTTCAGTACTGAGACCAGCATGTGCAGTCCTGAGACCAGCATGTTTTAGTACTGAGACCAGCATGTTCAGTACTGAGACCAGCATGTTCAGCCCTGAGACCAGCATGTTCAGCCCTGAGACCAGCATGTTCAGCCCTGAGACCAGCATGTTCAGTACTGAGACCAGGATGTTTAGTACTGAGACCAGCATGTTCAGTACTGAGACCAGGATGTTTAGTACTGAGACCAGCATGTTCAACACTATGACCAGCATGTTCAGTACTGAGATCAGCATGTTCAATACTGAGATCAGCATGTTCAGTACTGAGACCAGCATATTCAGTATACTGAGACCAGCATTTTCTGTACTGAGACCAGCATGTTCAGCCCTGAGACCAGCATGTTTTAGTACTGAGACCAGCATGTTCAGTACTGAGATCAGCATGTTCAATACTGAGATCAGCATGTTCAGTACTGAGACCAGCATGTTCAGTACTGAGACCAGCCTGTTCAGCACTTAG